In Marinobacter salinisoli, the DNA window CTGTATCCATTGCCGTCAGCGATATCCTTGAAGAGAACGACAAGCTGGGGATCATTTCCGGCTCCGCAGCCTCCAGCATCACCAACGAGCACTGCACCCCGAACCATATCCACTATGTGTACGACACCTATCCGCTGGCTAACGGTACCGCCAGTGCAGTGGTCAAAGAGGGTGGCAAAAGCTGGTTCATCCTGACCGCCGATTACGCCTTCGGCCATGCCCTTGAGGGTGATGTATCCAGCGTGGTTCAGGAGAACGGTGGCGAAGTGGTTGACACGCTGCGCCATCCGTTCCCGACTCCGGACTTCTCTTCCTTCATCCTGCAGGCCCAGGCCTCCGGCGCTGACGTCGTGGCACTGGCCAACGCCGGCGCCGACACCACCAACGCCATCAACACCGCTGGCGAATTCGGGCTGACCCAGTCCGGCCAGACGCTGGCGGCGCTGCTTCTGTTCCTGACCGACGTTAACGCTCTGGGCGTCGAAGCGGCCCAGGGCATCCAGCTCACTACGGGCTGGTACTGGGACATGAACGACGAGACCCGCGAATGGTCGGATCGCTTCATGGAGCAGACCGGCGTGCGTCCGACCATGGTTCACGCGGGTATCTACTCCAGCACCATGCAGTATCTGAAGGCGGTTGAAGAAACCGGTTCCGACGATGCCCAGACCGTGCGCAAGCAGATGATGGCTACCCCGATCAACGATATGTTCGCCAGCAACGGCAAAATCCGCGAAGACGGCCGGATGGTGCACGACATGTACCTGGCCGAGGTGAAAACTCCGGATGAGTCGAAAAGCGAGTGGGATCTGTACAAGATTCTGCGGACCATCCCGGCCGATGAA includes these proteins:
- a CDS encoding ABC transporter substrate-binding protein, which codes for MTMMKKLLTSAVASAMMAGGAQAAISGDTVKIGYLADMSGTYRDLAGPNGLKAMEMAIADFGGKVNGAKIEVVSADDRNSADVASSTVRRWVENDEVDLVAGLVASSVSIAVSDILEENDKLGIISGSAASSITNEHCTPNHIHYVYDTYPLANGTASAVVKEGGKSWFILTADYAFGHALEGDVSSVVQENGGEVVDTLRHPFPTPDFSSFILQAQASGADVVALANAGADTTNAINTAGEFGLTQSGQTLAALLLFLTDVNALGVEAAQGIQLTTGWYWDMNDETREWSDRFMEQTGVRPTMVHAGIYSSTMQYLKAVEETGSDDAQTVRKQMMATPINDMFASNGKIREDGRMVHDMYLAEVKTPDESKSEWDLYKILRTIPADEAYRPLSESKCPLVTSK